In a genomic window of Candidatus Methylomirabilota bacterium:
- a CDS encoding cytochrome c oxidase assembly protein translates to MPGPGGPPPLPPGGFDWTAWNADPTVVAGLAVLGAAYAGAVLYRRRLDPDARLAPHQAVAFAGALVVLFVALTGPIHDLSDYYLFSAHMIQHMMLAFAMPPLLLHGVPGWMVRPLVRRPGVLALGRRLTRPSGAFATFNLVLVAWHLPPLYNLAMEQHPVHIVEHLMIMAASVILWWPLLSPLPELPRAPYPVQMLYMFVVGLPMVVVSIFISMADGILYPYYSRAPRVIEALTPRADQHLGGLIMWVPGGLIFLLALTVVFFRWQAAGGDDVAVHPVEAGSKVAPNAPHGR, encoded by the coding sequence GTGCCCGGGCCGGGCGGGCCACCGCCCCTCCCGCCCGGGGGATTCGACTGGACCGCCTGGAACGCCGACCCCACGGTGGTCGCGGGCCTGGCGGTGCTCGGCGCCGCGTATGCGGGCGCCGTGCTCTACCGCCGACGGCTCGATCCCGACGCGCGGCTGGCCCCGCATCAGGCCGTGGCGTTCGCTGGCGCCCTCGTCGTGCTCTTCGTGGCCCTCACCGGGCCCATTCACGATCTCTCGGACTACTACCTCTTCAGCGCGCACATGATCCAGCACATGATGCTGGCCTTCGCCATGCCGCCGTTGCTCCTGCACGGGGTGCCGGGCTGGATGGTGCGCCCGCTCGTGCGGCGACCGGGTGTGCTCGCCCTGGGGCGCCGGCTCACCCGGCCCTCGGGGGCCTTCGCCACCTTCAACCTCGTGCTGGTGGCGTGGCACTTGCCGCCCCTCTACAACCTGGCGATGGAGCAGCACCCGGTCCACATCGTCGAGCACCTCATGATCATGGCCGCCTCGGTGATTCTCTGGTGGCCGCTGCTCTCGCCGCTGCCCGAGCTGCCGCGCGCGCCCTACCCCGTGCAGATGCTGTACATGTTCGTGGTCGGCCTGCCGATGGTGGTGGTGTCGATCTTCATCAGCATGGCCGACGGCATCCTCTATCCGTACTATTCCCGGGCGCCGCGCGTGATCGAGGCCCTGACGCCGCGGGCGGACCAGCACCTGGGCGGCCTCATCATGTGGGTTCCGGGAGGCCTCATCTTCCTCCTGGCCCTCACCGTCGTCTTCTTCCGCTGGCAGGCAGCGGGAGGCGACGACGTCGCGGTGCACCCCGTGGAGGCGGGGTCCAAGGTCGCGCCCAATGCCCCGCATGGCCGGTAG